Within Urocitellus parryii isolate mUroPar1 chromosome 10, mUroPar1.hap1, whole genome shotgun sequence, the genomic segment gatattaaaaatgcataaaattggAATAGTATATGCAGTATCAAATGATGGGCAAAACTGCCAAATCAACACAGAAGAAAATAccagtttaaatatatatatatcactactTTTAAACTATTTCTTGCTGAACTTTTAAACTATTCCTTGCTGTACCATTTGGAATGTAGAGATGTATTTTTTATTGAGTATTCCATATTTGCAATACACCAGGTTTTGCAATACACAGTAAATACTCATATCTCCttagtttgttttctgtgtttctctggGTATGCAGATAGCAACCACACCAGCCATTTCCAAGCTGGATTGGAGAGCTGTATATTTAAGTTCTGTCCCCTAGGTTAGCTTGCTATTTCAGAAACTGTGCTGAACTTGTGTCTTAACATCTAAGCAGGTTAAGTTCCCTGGTGAGAATCTACGTTGCTCTTGTCATTTCTTGGTGTGTCCAGGATCCTAAGAGTGATTTTGAGGGTCAAAGGAAATGCCCTAATTATCTGAGGTCTATCAATCAAATCTCTCCCTAGTTGGTAAGAAGTCTTTTGTGGCTGCCTATAAAATTTCTGGGAAGAACTATGAAGACATATGTGAGCCTGTCTGGGTAGATTTCGGGTTGCAGAGTGTATGACAATCCACAATAGAGACATGCCAGTCAGGCTGAACAGGCACAAGGCATTTTATAATTGGAGTATATGGTGATGGCCTACAGCAGGGGCACTTCATATGATCCTGTGTCTGGGACGTTCAGCTAGTGCACATGTTGGAGCATTAGCTGGGTCATGAAATAATGGCTCACAGCAGAGGCATGAAACATTATTATGAAACAGTGTCCCACATCAGAATTGTGCTCTACTACCAAggtgccacactcttcctctcaGTATTCTACTTTCTGGTCTGCTCTATCCTAGTACTATTGTCAGTGGTTAGGGACATGGCGAAAGCTTGTTACAGCAGTTACAGCAGTCTCATTACACAGACTACTCAGAGGGTATACTTCAGAGAAATTCCCCAaactcttttctgttttctattccaGCAACACAAATTTCCAAGTACCTCCAAGTCTCTGATAGTATAATATTTTGTTCCGTCTATTCTCTCGGTCACCCTCCTCTCTAATATGCTATTATTTCACTGCTTTAATTCAAAAGTGTTGATAAATTGAGATTTGTTACCTACCTCTACTCCAACATCTCGATCTCTCTCCAAATCAAATTTAaattagcaaaattaaaattacatgggaaaggccaacatcatttgtagcatggtttttaaaaaagcaaatttaaagtgaaaatcagaataattctagaaaacattttttaaatatttgcatttttaatataatattctattttttgtgaagcattccataaaatttgaaataaaaatataatttattgaatacctttattattattttaattaactaatAATACCTCATTTAAATGtgtaataaatttggaaaaacataattaaatcaGTAGTCCCTGAACCTTGGCATGAATTAGAATAGTGAAAAGATGTTAACAAAACACCAATCAACACACCCCACCCTAGAGTTTCTTATCAGTCAGATCTGTGGTGCAGTCCAGAGTGTATATTTCCAACATGGCCCTAGGTGATAGAGATACTGCTACTTCTGGTACCACATTTTAGGGCCactgataattataaattataatcttaatttttaaccaaaataaaCAGAAGACTAAGAAAAAGACTAGCTAAATAATTATGAAATGCTTTTAAGtggcaaagataaaaaaaaaacaatgctgtgATCAAAACAAGCATAATAATGCAAATCTTTGGAAGTCTTAGGAAAAAGGTATAGAAAAATTACCACAGTGATTAATTTTATTGATATGGTATAGAACAAGTTTTTATTTGGTTCCCTTTAACTTTGTAAAGTTCAATATGTTAAATTAAATTAGCAGGGGGCCAATAACCTGAGATTGTCTCCATACTTCATGAGCCTAAGTAACAAAATGCAACCTAATTTGGTACATGAATTAGCCAAAACCAAATCATGAGTACATTTTTTTGAAACAAATGTTAGATTTCAGCCAATTATATACAGGCAAGCTTCAGCAAATCAGAAACACCCAACAGATCAAACTATGTCCAATTAAGACAAATGCATCCTAATATCATgcccaaataaaatacatttctcaCTGTAGCCAATCAAAGAATCTCTCTACCTTGTTTTTGCAGTTGGCCTATGAAAACTCATTGCTGCTAGTGTGGTGGAacacccctgtaattccagcagctccagacGCTGAcacaggagaatggcaagttcaaaccagttttagcaatttagccaggccctaagcaacttagggagaccctatttcaaaattttaattaaaaaaaagggggggctgggggtgtgggtaAGTGGTTAatcaaccctgggttcaattcctggttttaaaaaaaaatcatcattaataTTGATAGACCAAACTCTCTGAACATCATTTTGAGTGCAGCCCAATTCATGGATTGTTCTTTGCCCAAATAATAAAGAATGCATTTAATTggacttaaatttttcttttatcaattaTACTACATAAAAAAGGAAGGTCCAAAATTTCTAGGCAACTCTGACTAGAATATAAGAATTGATTtgaatgtacaaaatattttttttgttcttaaagCAGTACTTCAGCAAATTGTCAATGTAATGTTTACAGAATCAAAAATGCTACTGCCATTTAAACACAGAAATTTGACTCACAGATATTTTCTATAATTGTATTTcttacatttcttattattttaaagaaacaggTTAATATTTGCCAAgagagtgttttattttttctcttattatgaaGGAATAAACTCAGATTTATTGAGAGAATCTGGTCATTTTACATTTTAGTCAGAAATTAAGGTAGCTTTCTGAATCAGTACAGTTTCCCTGACTTTGTAGAAATGCTCTACTATAAATTCTATATCATCCACTATTTCTATGTTggtgtgaatttttcatttttttaaaatttttcttctcttaaattcTTCCTTAAAAATCCTGTACTCTAGTTGAGAGGTCTGTATTAAGATATTGGTTATAATGTAGAAGTTAATTAAGAATTTTACATAAGCTAGAAGCTGTGTGTTGCATATAGCTGCTACAATTAAAGgaaatttaattaattcatatTCCACCAAAAAGAAATCTCATATTATGTAAATGAATAGCTAGAACATATCCTTTCTGACACTAATTAACCATGACTAATGCTGAACTTAAGTTTCAGCTGAGATTAAATCAATTTAATCTGATCAACatgtcaaagattttttttaaagtacattcaGTCAGATAGCATACTAAATGAATTTTAATCAAGAACTTATAGTCTGCCATTTTACAGCTtgataaaatagcatttttttccaaaaatgggcTATGCATTTAATAAGTACATCAGCTTAAAATTTCTGTGCCTTCCAAGCATTACAAAAATTGCTCAAACCAATTTCAAACAAAGCTGAAACATTAAGTGattaaaagcataaaatcaaaaagtaaaataattctaCATTATTCTAAAGATGGTCTTTACAAATTCTCAGTCACAAAGCAATTGTCTTTAAagcatatctatatttatatctgtcATCTAAATCTATGTATATAGAAGATAAATTTGATCAGGTACTTAACATTCAGTGGATCTAAATGGAAGtaaactgttaaaaataaaactgttttaatgGGTAAGGTGCTATATTAGTTGCTATGGGATACATAAAAAGAGAGGTCTTTGACAACTTCTTCAAAAGGCTtgcaaaggaaatgagaaagaacatCAGCATGCCCAAATAGAGAGAGAAGGATGTAGAAGTGTATTTGAGGGCATGAAGTAGATTGATATGAATAACAGCAGgtaaaaccttgaagacattgtATCACATCACAGTTGAGTTTGTTCTCACAGAATGCCAGTTCAGAAGGCTGATTTGTTGATAAAACAACCCTTGGAATAAAGACTGATACTACATTTAGAAGGATAATAGCTGGAAGAAGGAGAAATCAGGTTCTGATTAGCTAACTACCTTTAATTGTTATTGTGGAAtataaacataatttaatttatagtGTCAAGTTATTTGAGGTGTTCTTTCCTGAAAATGTATTATGTTCAAATATAAAATCTAGGCCGCCCACCCTGCAGTTCCCCTATGCACTGGAGATGATGACCTCCATTGCTGGACATATGAGCGCCATTTCTTGGGACATTTCTTTCTCTGCTGTCCTTAGGCCTCATAAAGAGTGTTTGCCACAGACATGTTAGGACATGCTGGGACTAAGTAAGTTGCTGGCCATAAGGAATAGCAGCCATCTGCATGCTTGCTTAGTCACATCTGGTTGCAATTGATAAGGAGCTGTAAGGGACACTAGCCATAGGCACACTTAACAATGACTGGTTACAATCGATAGGGAGCACAGCTGCATGGATGTGTGCAAAGTACATGTCCTGTTAAGATTACATCATCTCACTGGACAGAAGCAATGGTCATTGACTTAATAAATATAACCACCAATCACCAAGGTACACCCAccaacttggaactatatttaaATCACTCGTCCTGCCACAACAATGAGCCTGCTCAAAGACATCAGTGAGACTGCCTGCTTTGCTGTCCATCCCCAAATGGATTCCACCATTTCCTGATGTCCAGCACTCTGCTGGAGAGAACCACTGGACAACAACAATGTCTGCTCTTTGGCTAAGAAAAGTCGCATAGCATCAGAGGTATTTGGAGGCTTGAGTAGCCCTAGGGTTGTATGATTTGTGTGTAGTGTTTAATTGCCCTAGGATTGTGTGATTTGCTTGTAGTGTTAATTAGTATGAATTAAATACTAGTTGGGCTTCTCCAGCAACCCAACActttttgcattaattgtttaTATGTGATGATTGGTATGATCAAATATACAATTGCATTTAAAGACAATCCACCGCCAAGTAATTATTAATAGTGCTGCTGGCAATAGGCCTGTTGCTTCTATACACTTGACAAACATACAGTATTCTGGCTCTTCTCATACAAAATTGACTTTTAGTACCAGTTCCTCCTACCATGCTCCTGCTGCCACTCAGCACACACCCTTTTTTAAAGGTACAGCTGTTGCCAAAGGAGAGTTCAAAGAGCTAAGCCTTGATgactttaattcacagaacattttaattatgtacatactgaactccttctctgtcatttcatctgctgtgctggccatagattctaataatgtggtatcttgatttgtttgaggcactttctttccttgtcttttcatattgctcatgtgtcttcctatCTAGCTCTGTGGATCAGAGGCATTACCGCTTCTACCCATAGGCTTATCACGCCTCTGCAGGGTTCCAGTACCTCTTCATTGAGCGGAAGAataatattaacagatcccaatataaacaaaataccacctaaaaacaaatagttgttattaagacatttacagtttggtcacaaagTACAGAAATGGCGAATTTAATTACTgtctacaatataatcagtaggtttgtaaaagggcttacagtttctgatggtggacaaataACTAGGAGTGAGGTAtaggaagatatgctgaggaggtatgaGATGAGTATGATAttttaggaagtgtgaaagagaaatctcaaGAAGGTGGTTAGTATCAGGAGAATAGAGATgtagtaattttgggtagacaataAGAGGGATGATAGTagaatacataaaacacacacacatatatatatatgaagaaaaaaattttaaaaatgttaaaatagtaaaaattggagaggaaaaacaaaaaaaatacgacactgtaatatactattcaatCGTCTCAGTTCTCACTAGCCTAATTTATGCAAAGtgcttggtttcacatatgttgggggatatgagggagagagaataaagagggaaaagaatgaaaaaaaatctcaaaagaagaaacaaagattgTTTTGATTGGAGATCAATATCTTTCCTACTTCCCTTCTCATcaaataggtggggttgtctgttcttAGTTGGCATCTCGACCCTCAGGACGTTCAAGGTTACCAGGGTGTAAAGGTAGGTCTTGAATGCAGGGTCCCGGGAAGTGGGTATGGCACCTGTCTATCCCATTGGGAGATTGCACCTCAAGATCTCCTTTGGGGTCTGCTCCTGTGATGTGGGTGCTGGGTCTTAATCTCATCATCTCATCTGTAGACCTCATAGTTTCTTACCTCTGAATTAGTCTCTAAAATGTTTCTCCCTCACCCTGTCACTTTCTACTTGCTAATCAGGAATCTTTCTCTCCATGGGTCTTGTGTGTTGCATTCTGGTGGCTGTGCACCTGTTGTGGAGGGCCATTTTGAATTGTGGAGGGCAGTCACTCTGCCAAGTTAGCATCTGCTGGGGCTTGGGGGGAATTAGAAAACTATGGGTACCTGGCTATCTACTGTTCCAAACTGgtagttgccccaactaaagatggtgatagAGAttgaggcagctgctttcagtgatgAGGTGTCCATTCGGATGGGGGCAACCACGTGATGGCATTGTGcaatgtgttcagagatgagctctgtgacATGAGTGTTGTGGCTCTTGgctttcttcagagcctgtgatgCCCCTACGGCAGGTTAAGGAACTTCGGCAGTAGCTGCAGAGTCTCAAGATGGAGGTGACCTGGGGAGCCCCaagttggtagatgggggtccataCAGGAGTAATAGCTGGAGTTCCTGTGCGAGGGTGGAGGCTGAGTGTCCTTGGTAGGAGCAGCATCTGGGAATTCTGCACCCATGCTGATGCCAATGGTCCCACTAAGGAACCCAGGAGACCTGCCTGGGTGAGTAGTCAGTAATTGGGAGTCCTTTTCTAATGCTGAGGTCTGGGGCCTCACACAGCATGGAGGCCGTGATTCCTGCGCAGGATCAGCTGTGGAGGGTCCTCTATCACTGTCGGCAAAGCATTATTCCCCCTAGTCGAGACCTGGGTAACAGAGCTACACAGAATGCTACCTTCTTCTGACTCAACACCTTGCTTGGATCCAGCCCAGCCTTGATGACTTTAACAGGAAATACTTGGTGCTTTTCTTCTACCCTGTGGAATTCACCTTCCTGTGCCCTACAGAAGTCTTTGCTTTCAGTGTCAAAGCCAATGAGTTTCACAATGTGAACTGTGAAGTGGTTGCAGTTTCTGTGTACTCCCACCAGAGCCACCTTGCCTTGATGGATATGCAGCGGAAGCTCTACTGTTTGTGCCATATGAACATTGCACTCTTTTCGGATTTAACCTAACAAATTTCTTGAGACTACAGTGTGCTTTTTGAAAGTGCTGGTCTTGCACTCAGAGGTCTATTCATAATTGACTCCCATGGAGTCATCAAG encodes:
- the LOC113200260 gene encoding LOW QUALITY PROTEIN: thioredoxin-dependent peroxide reductase, mitochondrial-like (The sequence of the model RefSeq protein was modified relative to this genomic sequence to represent the inferred CDS: substituted 2 bases at 2 genomic stop codons), giving the protein MAKACYSSYSSLITQTTQRLAYENSLLLVWWNTPVIPAAPDADTGEWPPTLQFPYALEMMTSIAGHMSAISWDISFSAVLRPVASIHLTNIQYSGSSHTKLTFSTSSSYHAPAATQHTPFFKGTAVAKGEFKELSLDDFNSQNILIMKYLVLFFYPVEFTFLCPTEVFAFSVKANEFHNVNCEVVAVSVYSHQSHLALMDMQRKLYCLCHMNIALFSDLTXQISXDYSVLFESAGLALRGLFIIDSHGVIKHLSNKDLPVGQSMEENLCLVKAFQFVETHGEVCPANWTQDSPIINTTPTASKEYFEKISPQIIPCAPAASHVRKELQLETFKHLKIIIYKRQV